The Salvia splendens isolate huo1 chromosome 20, SspV2, whole genome shotgun sequence nucleotide sequence ATTTGTGTTGTCGTTTGACTTGTGAATTAATTCGagaaaaagtattgcaataaatgattaaatctcaattttaacctaaataaatggaaaacAAACTAAACTCTCTATCACAATTTCAATTTAAACCCAAATACAAGGCTaatcaatatataaatttaataatttaatttaaaaaatggtagtgcactatttatttaaatgtgttttaaaatttattcaagaaGCTAGCATGTTATTGACTtcaaaaactaattaattaattaattttattttaaaaatatattggaAGACTCAAAACAAAGTAAAGAAAtctatactaataaaaaatgtcaGTTGGATAAAATTAGTATGATATCTTTTTTGAAGGAAAAGTTGTCCATTGGCTAAAAATTAGTATGAAATcctaaaattacaatttacaagtgACAAGATCCTAAATCCTAAAATCGAAGGCTTTGTGGAGAATGAGAATGTGTTAGAGACAAATAAGTTAAACATGCTCCATctgtcccttaaattttgtcacattttgattggtcacgtgttttaagaattgtaatggaaagtgagtttaaaagttagtggagagtgggtcctacttttatatattagttttataataaaatgtgagttggaaCGAAtaagtggaatatgaggtccactgccaaaaatgataaaaagtgaaatgtgacaaattttgtgggacggacggaaatagaaaaatgtgacaaaatttaagggacgaagggaatagttttttgtgtaaaaaaatgtgatgaatgagatatttatagatgatcTTGGGTTGTATTGGATGATTAAAACAGGAAAAAAATGGTTAGTCACACATTGTAACATCCCAGaattttgtgacttttatttaataagttgatttgaaatttcaattatgaaattgaTTGCTTCTATGagattaagtgaattatgtgaCATAAATATCGTGGGTGATATGGAATGAAGTATTTGatacttttatatttatattctaatttggggaaaatcaatttaaataagatcatgcatcttgttctagccaaataaagtggttattgtcggcccctccaattattggaagatttattctttcttggatttaattaattgttttgggatattcatccaaattaaatccaaatcaaattatccctaaattgtgctacatgagattcgaactctaacctattattttttgtgagtttcgaatattctctattttaattaggaggatgaattagtttctttgatttaattggtaccttgttgatttcctttagctattttaaatccaattaaatcttgccacattttattccctcacccaattaaattaagagttgaattatttccttgcgGCGAATTAAGCAAATTTTCGCCCCTCCCTCagtatttcctacttggagatttaatttattttgttcccttgtttatggaatgttcattgtttatttcctaaattgtgaatctattcctctccaagtaaataccaaataaattccttattgaatttctagccataattttcgaaaccttgcctttcttttatttgtgggattttatttattggtatTGATTTGTAGAAGTATATGAGAGAAGGGAGACTTTCTTGTTTGATAGGAAAATATGGCTCCTCTTATTCCACACACCATGAAACTACAtgttacatacatatatatagtggTTAATGGATAAGGTAATCCTTATCTCTAATTCCAAGCTTatctataattaaattcatcccTATCTCTAAAGTCATCCCTATCTCTAAtataaaccctagcccccattctccctcactcCACACGTTTTTTCCCCCCTCCCTCTCTAcaatctctccaaaaatcctccattcaattcttgtttcttgcatcaattggagtggattttcaagagttcccgacgaatcgtgccaacgcttgtttctaccgttcgtttttcttgattcgaaaaggtataactaagattttcttctcatctccttcattgaaccatgttcttgatccctacatgcatatagtagtgtaggaatcatatatcgcaaaattaatcggtaggaatttgtgtttgcatgagaacttggatgaatatgcgattttaaATGAGTTTATGtggagtttgatttgaatccttggtgaataatgtaagtttatgtgtaaacatgtttatgagagtcttatcaagaatgattgcgtgttataagcatgagaatttgtATTTGGATGTTTGAGGAAGAAACCcgaatttcgaatttgtgagtctgaaatctgtgacgttcgaacagtagTTTCTAatatgtaattgacctatcaaacgatcgaattttggtatgaaaattttactgagttaATTACAAGGTGTTTTCTATgtctcgtgtaaatttcagccctttttgcgaaaaatgaatttttgaaaaatgtttgaagttgactgcgcaatgctgccagaaacttgtgttctcgcctagaaagtttcgtattctgtttgaccgactaaatgacctccgtttgatgttattcttgaactagatgaaaatctgaagtgtcttctgagtcttgtaaaaatttcagccttattagacatcggatgaatgtttggcgaatttttcaaataaactgcgcagtgctgccagaatttttatgttccgatcagagagttgcataaatgttttgactgatcaaatgatatgatttcggtgtgaaattttaactgggtgaacttagatgtgtctactgtgttgtgaccaaattttagcatCATATGAGGAcagatggatttttggtgattttacaaaccaactgcgcagttctgccatattcgttgttatgtggaaatatcacttgttgccaagttgagTGAATTATACGATGCATGTATGttttaggaatgtatcctatgacgtgatgcatgtgtgatttgAGAAAAGTACTATGACATGTCTTTCTTGTGTtggtgaatgttgggatggtaagagaacgataaaaaaggggaacaataggacatgcatgataatataatgTTATGAAagactgattgtgttgtcgttggcaagggtgattgagtatacgtgagctcgaggaacgagggttgccttaaatggatattgaatggtttaagtaaacgaggtgggctttcttttactaaactcttttacgctttcaaaagtatgattatggagaaataagggtggtttaaagtgttatgtcatgccataatgttttgtttatgagattgttgcctgatgcgtagttcgtctgagcttgctctgttaggctatatggctgtaatgaatgaatgaaacgaattcgggtctgagtagggccgcaaaccctatcaggctgtgtacacaagtgagatcgtgagccgtccttgctagtcggccggtctcgtgggcgaatagtgtggccacactttcgtcgcactatggaaagagaatgtgattgaatgattgatgagaaagtggggagattgattgtctggccagacttggaaatatttttgtgttctcgtgatatttcttaactacacataaaactcgagatcactggtatggatgacataactgtttttattaaaatgttttcggcatgagcccattgagtacaacaagtactcaaccctgcatgtgttttccctatgtgcaagttgagcgggatgttgcggtggatgttgagtcggcatagggaatttggatgcgttgtgtcttcatacataggcgtcatccttgactctctttgaaaccttattttcgctactatatttttgaactaaaatattattcttttaagctaattgagtctttcttatgaactgttatccttaaatgctattcttaatgtttgtcccttggtcacaatcgtctcgtttgtaacacccctagtatgggcggtcgtgacacacaTTTTCCTTTGTTTGTTATACTACCTCCATCCAAAGATAAGATAAACGTTTCTTTTGGGCCCGAGATTTAAGGATTTGATATTTAAAGAGTAGTATATCTCATTCTAACTAACACATGCTGTTTGATCTTTATTCACACATCTCCCCTTTGTCatttgttgtattttattttatttcactcatatCATAAATTAAAGCCTTATAAAATCGTTTGCCAAATGcgaaatatttcatttataatggGCTGGGAGGAGTACATTTCTCTTTTTGATAATATTGTTTATAATGTTATTAGGTGTTTATAATGTTGTGAATACTTATTGTAATTAACAAATATTCTTAACTATCTACGTCATTATATTCTTATTATcctcaattttttatttacttattttataatttatattcattatttaaaaatcttatATCCCCACGGATGATAACACTACTGGAGTAAAAGACACTCTAtctttccatttccttttaAAAAGTGCATAAAAGTCTTTTCATCTAACTTACACTTTAGATTATGTTAGATGATAGATgcctaaaaaaaactactccatatCTCATAACTGGGAGTATGGGACGAGGAACATCGTCACCGCTAATAACACTTAAAACAAATTTCCAATAACTAAAACAATCTTGTTATACTTTAATAACACATACTTTTTCACTGATTCTATAAAACAAAAGACGAAAAATAATTACCATAAAAGAATGAGACCAGCAGAAGCCATAAAAGATTCAAACTTTGCAATTGACTAAAATATACAGCAAACAAAAATTCTGATATCATCTCACTCAGATGACATCATGACACCATATATCATCACACATGACATGAGTGCTGAGATATCAGAATTGGGGGTGAAAATATTGATCAATTCATAACTGTGagggaaataataagaaaaaataaagagaaaaatagcaaaaaaatcgaaaatcgAAAATCGAAAAATAATTCTAATACCATACCATATTATGAAAAGACATCAAATTTAACCACCAATTTCAAAacccttcttcttcatcatcttccACTGGTTTGAACCTCAGCTTCTAAGCTTTTCCGCTTTACCACCGGAGCCATGGCGATAGATACCGTGCCGCCGCTCATCTCCGCCCAAATCAATTACCTCCTCAGTCACTGCCCTTTCTCCGTCAAGGTACGCACCTTGTTGCTCTGAAAAACATAAATGTAAAGCACTTTTCTCCATGTGTAGCTTTACCGTTTTTATCAGACGAATTTGATCACATTTGAATAAGTGAAGCATTAATTCAGCTAGAAGATGAAATGACGTTGCAGGTTGAGCAAATGTGGTCGGGATGCAAAAACCCTAACTTCCTTGATCGCTTCACTCTAGCTATCCCGTACTGCCTTGACCacataaaatgtgagtgagaccATTTTGATTCTATATTCTTTTGAATTTTGCGTTTTCTGTGGCCTAATTTTGTTCACATTTGGAATTCTGAAATTTGATTGTTGAAATTAGGGGATGTTACATTCAATGCTATGTATCCGTTGGCCGCACCTGATGTGATATTTGGTCCTGAAGATGAAGGTTTCCAGCCGTATGCCGGTGGCACTGGAAAATCTAGTAAAAATAGTTTGGCCAATTGGAATAGTAGGGATCCATCTCAGCTACATTCTCTTATTGTTGAGCTAAGGtgattttttgttgttgtttacaTCTGACTGAAATTCAAGGGAGGAagacgaatttcttgtattctaCTTATGAGGTGTTTGTCTCCTTTCTGAATTAATGTTGCAGGGATGCATATATGGAATACCAAAGGAGACGGATTGGTGAGGTTGATGATGAGAGAGTGAAATTCGAAATCAGTACGATGCTTTCGAGAGAGGTTAGTTCGTTTTTGAAAGAAACGACTTACCATATGCAATATTGCTATCTGTTTTTCAGATTTACAAGTAGTGTCTGGTCTGGTCTGGTCTTTCTGACCTTCTGGTGCATTTAGTTTCTCCTGTCTTCATTTGCATGTGATTTTGTGTTCTTCTAATGTAGCTCAAATTTATGTTATATTCTTCTGCCCTTCAATTTTCAGTTAGGGATTTGCATTAGGATGATTCTGTAGTTACAATCCCAGTATCTCAGGGCACATGCAATCATTATTCCTTGTTATTAAGGACTACAATGAATTAATAATGCTTTAATGTTTTTTCCATGTGTACACACATCATGTTGCTTAATCATGTCTGTATCCTCAGAGTTTAGGCTTTTCCAATGCCTTGTCAACTTTATTAAGCTGCAGCTTGTTGTTCTGTAAATGCTAGATGCACAGTTGTGTTACTAAATGTCTTATTTAAGATCAATAAAGtaccatttttaaaatttgcttGCACTTTTTTTGAGTTCAACTCACACACCCCCACTCACGCACACTGGGTGACCCCAACCCCAGACCTACTGGTTGGACTTTGGAGGGGAAACTTCTTATCAACCCTCTGCACAACATTTTCTGCAAAAATATCTTGTGTTGCAATTACAACAAAGCATTTGGCTTTTTTTGATTCCGAAATGTGGTATAATTTTTTACCTGCAAATGTCTCTAATTCTTTCTTCCCTGATGTGTACTTACTTTAAACAATGGCTGGAACTTTGCTGTCGGAGGGCATTAGGTATTTAGGTGTCAGATTGGAAGTTACTAATCATGTCAGGTGAACAATTTTGTGAATAACTAATTTAAACCAACACTgcataattttcttttaaatttccTGTGAAATTTGGATGCCTGTAAGCATTAGTTCTTATGGCTCATGTTCTATTTCTATAAATGTACTGATATATCCATTTGTGTATATTGGATATTTAGGATCTTATGGAGCTCTCCATGAGTTGCTGATCTGTTTTAGAAACTGCTTCCGAATTGGTTTTTCATTAGAAGTTTAGAACATATCTCTCTTTTTTGTTTCTTGCAGAAGTTTCATGTCTCAATAAGTTCTCATAATCTGCATTCTTTTACAGGGAATTGAGATGCTTATGAGTTTAGGGACCGACAAGGTAACTGAATATGATAACTGTGTTTAGGTCCTATCATAACCTTTTCCCTTTCTTGTATTGTTTGAGAATCTTACTGATATATTTCCTCTAACTTGGCTGGTGGCATTTTTGCCATTTGATTGTAGCGTAGCCAGAGGAGGTTAAGTTTGCAGTGCCTTTACTGGATATGGATTTAAATAGATTGGTTGCAGGATCCACCTGGAGACATCCACAGAAAGTATACTTACAGGTTGGTATTGCAAAGTCGGTTGTCCTTAAGCCTCTTATAAGTAGAAGAAATGATTCGGTGCTTTAAATTAATATCAGTTTCTTAATAACCTAAATGACATTGGCATGATTAAGCAAAAAACGGACGAGAATCGACGTTGGCATCTTCATTTTTGCCTTACTTAATGATGTTAAAGAAATCAGGgcagaaagaaaaggagaatcCAGATAAGCACTCCACTGTTGTTGGTGGAAAGAGTAGGGTAGATAATAGTTAAACATGGTTTGTCCTAAGGTACACAGCGGCTACGAATCAGCAATCAATGAAACTGTTAGAGCCTTTGAGCCATACTTCTAATTGACCCAGACCCACCCACTATACCTTCTTTAATTGTTTGACTGCTTATTACAATGATCTTTACTAACATAGTTTCAGGATACAGAGTAGACTATGCAATTTACAATATTCACTTTGTTGTTTTCCTTATACTAACTATATTCAGTCATCTGACTCATCTTCCATTTATTGACCAAGATTTATTCTGTAATGTTGATAGGTTATATTTCCTGTTGGTAAAAAGTATTCTTCTGTACCACCACCTCCACGTCTAAAGTTGATTTCTTCTCCGGAATTGAAAGCCTTGTTTTCTACTGAAGATTTGAAACTTCCTACTTGGATGGACGGGATGTAagtttatgtttcatttgaGTATATGTTCTTTTTAGTTAGATTCTTAGATTGGGTTTTGTATAAATGTCGTGTA carries:
- the LOC121781244 gene encoding BRISC and BRCA1-A complex member 2-like isoform X2, with amino-acid sequence MAIDTVPPLISAQINYLLSHCPFSVKVEQMWSGCKNPNFLDRFTLAIPYCLDHIKWDVTFNAMYPLAAPDVIFGPEDEGFQPYAGGTGKSSKNSLANWNSRDPSQLHSLIVELRDAYMEYQRRRIGEVDDERVKFEISTMLSREGIEMLMSLGTDKPEEVKFAVPLLDMDLNRLVAGSTWRHPQKVYLQVIFPVGKKYSSVPPPPRLKLISSPELKALFSTEDLKLPTWMDGMCTAEYLPNLEQMLNSQIKDAVSSIEIRRKFIQSLAPHLGRPIEADPVFCRKATFLCSSGVFTFQVHFTLSLQFPKQQPALVLQSSQFQYLPMPSLTRTIN
- the LOC121781244 gene encoding BRISC and BRCA1-A complex member 2-like isoform X1, producing the protein MAIDTVPPLISAQINYLLSHCPFSVKVEQMWSGCKNPNFLDRFTLAIPYCLDHIKWDVTFNAMYPLAAPDVIFGPEDEGFQPYAGGTGKSSKNSLANWNSRDPSQLHSLIVELRDAYMEYQRRRIGEVDDERVKFEISTMLSREGIEMLMSLGTDKPEEVKFAVPLLDMDLNRLVAGSTWRHPQKVYLQVIFPVGKKYSSVPPPPRLKLISSPELKALFSTEDLKLPTWMDGMCTAEYLPNLEQMLNSQIKDAVSSIEIRRKFIQSLAPHLGRPIEADPVFCRKATFLCSSGVFTFQVHFTLSLQFPKQQPALVLQSSQHFNSHGAPVKSPTLSEYPWSPRWNSSEKADRIFDFLADEALNFKKYCNQLNQQ